In Cicer arietinum cultivar CDC Frontier isolate Library 1 chromosome 7, Cicar.CDCFrontier_v2.0, whole genome shotgun sequence, a single window of DNA contains:
- the LOC105852648 gene encoding MLP-like protein 43: MVLVGKLSTELGIKASSSKFYNLFASQLNDVQNLCENIHHTKLHQGEDWHGSDSVKHWTYVIDGKVHTCKESIEEVDEQNKKITYKLFGGDIDEHYKIFKFILEIFDKNDGSAVVKWSVEYEKINEDIHPPNGYIEYLNKCTREIDAYLVKA; this comes from the exons ATGGTTCTCGTTGGTAAACTTAGCACTGAACTTGGGATAAAAGCATCATCTTCCAAGTTCTATAATCTCTTCGCATCACAACTTAACGATGTGCAAAACCTTTGTGAAAACATTCACCACACCAAGCTGCATCAAGGTGAAGACTGGCATGGCTCTGATTCAGTTAAACACTGGACTTATGTCATAG ATGGCAAGGTACACACATGTAAGGAGAGTAttgaagaagttgatgaacaaaACAAGAAAATCACTTACAAGCTATTTGGTGGAGATATTGATGAGCACTATAAGATCTTTAAATTTATCCTCGAAATATTTGATAAGAACGATGGAAGTGCAGTAGTTAAGTGGAGTGTTGAATATGAGAAGATCAATGAGGATATTCATCCTCCAAATGGCTATATTGAATACCTTAACAAATGCACTAGAGAGATTGATGCTTATCTTGTTAAAGCATAA
- the LOC105851071 gene encoding uncharacterized protein, translating to MSSYQIVYGKTCHLPLELEHRAFWATKYLNFYMVKAGELIILQLHELEEFQNSAYENIKIYKEKTKKWHVRKIKFKEFQEGELVLLFTSRLKLCSGKLKSRWLGPFKITKVFPYGVVELKDTHSNRNFKVNGQRLKPYLGGESKLSMESINLITT from the coding sequence ATGTCGTCGTATCAAATAGTGTATGGTAAAACTTGTCATTTGCCTCTTGAACTGGAGCATCGAGCATTTTGGGCCACAAAGTACTTGAATTTTTACATGGTCAAGGCAGGCGAATTGATAATTCTTCAGCTTCACGAGTTAGAGGAGTTCCAGAATTCTGCATATGAAAACATCaagatatataaagaaaaaaccaagaagTGGCATGtcagaaaaattaaattcaaggaGTTCCAAGAAGGAGAGCTAGTTCTTCTCTTCACCTCAAGATTGAAGTTGTGTTCAggaaaactaaagtcaagatgGTTGGGCCCTTTCAAAATCACCAAGGTATTTCCATATGGTGTTGTGGAGTTGAAAGACACACACTCAAACCGGAACTTCAAAGTGAATGGACAAAGACTCAAACCCTACTTAGGGGGAGAGTCAAAACTTTCGATGGAGTCCATCAACCTGATCACCACTTGA